A stretch of Lathyrus oleraceus cultivar Zhongwan6 chromosome 6, CAAS_Psat_ZW6_1.0, whole genome shotgun sequence DNA encodes these proteins:
- the LOC127094910 gene encoding uncharacterized protein LOC127094910, protein MEDGHKPVMQPQRRLNPPMKEVVRKEVVKLLDAGLIYPISDNFWMNYTTTKKELPVVVYAFDKFRQYLLGSRVIVYTDHAALKYLFAKQESKPRLLRWILLLQEFDVEIRDKRGCENTMADHLSRMSPIEENEEKRPIKDEFADEHILAVIGMPWFVDYANYLVGGVIPSEFDSNKKKKFVHDFRFYLWYDPFLYKKGVDGLVSRCVPEEEQRDILKACHDSDYGGLFSGDRTAAKVLHVTPF, encoded by the exons atggaggaTGGTCACAAACCAGTGATGCAACCCCAAAGAAGACTAAATCCCCCAATGAAGGAAGTGGTTAggaaagaggttgttaaactATTAGATGCGGGGTTAATTTATCCCATATCCGATAACTTTTGG atgaactatACAACTACCAAGAAGGAGTTGCCAGTGGTGGTCTATGCCTTTGATAAATTCAGGCAATATTtgttgggttctagagtcattgtttatactgaccatgctgctttgaagtaTTTATTTGCTAAGCAGGAATCTAAGCCAAGACTATTGAGATGGATCTTACTCCTCCAAGAGTTTGATGTGGAAATTCGTGACAAAAGAGGGTGTGAAAATACTATGGCCGACCACCTCTCTCGGATGTCCCCTATAGAGGAGAATGAGGAAAAACGTCCAATAAAGGATGAGTTCGCTGATGAACACATCCTTGCTGTTATTGGAATGCCATGGTTCGTAGACTACGCGAACTATCTAGTAGGTGGGGTGATCCCTAGCGAATTTGACTccaacaaaaagaaaaagtttgtgCATGATTTCAGGTTTTACTTGTGGTATGACCCATTCCTGTACAAGAAAGGAGTCGACGGGTTGGTCAGTAGATGTGTTCCCGAAGAAGAACAGAGAGATATCCTGAAAGCATGCCATGACTCTGACTATGGTGGACTCTTTAGTGGTGATAGAACCGCAGCCAA